taattactactagcggtagaacccttataaatatcctcgctacttaagtaatagagtatagccttattaatactacctctattaataagttaactaagcCTATAGAACTAGTAACctctttcttattaaataagaaatactCGTTAAGGGATttctaaggtattatatttaataccgGCGCTATAGAATTCTTAACTACGGGCTACCCTTAactcttcgtattataataataacgacttaaagttattcttaatacctctagagctagtaaagtaggtatttaatttagtaataataaacctataaggttattaagatctatagtcgttagtaccttatttagtaatattactttttacgtcttactaactaatactccttttttatactacttaagggatataaataagctaggagtatactttaataatattaataacttactaattaagggagatattatagtacttattatttataaatagggatacccttagcttctactccttaataataaaaaagctattactaactacttaataaaaggtaaattgcgctacttatattagtacttCGGCTACCCTTCGGTTCTTTATttcctaaagctactctagtaatttagtaacgatataaaaatcgtagccctcgaaaagcttataaagatttactaataatactaacttaacgctactacccctagctaatttaaatttactttagaaaataattacgattttaactataaagttataattaacgtaatatacttaatagatTATAAGGGTACTAACCGACTAGTactttacgttattaatactactacttctttttaaatagtaaggttCCTTACGAATATAACtacgaagtatatataagaggctctttagctatattaaatcgaCGTCTACCTCGGTCCGCtaaactagattattatagatattaataagaactttagtattataaaatttaaatTTTCTACTAAATCTATAtctattaaagttaaaaaagtacttattaaagcttataatagtattagtaaggctaagaaatactacgtagtacttaaaagggtatataatattatttaaaataagtatttattaataagcgcggaggctatactttaggccgtaattaaagtagttaataatatagttagcttaaatagcctcgtttttatactcctcgtttttaaagcttttttacgtacttctaataaatctctattattactaaatattacctAACGTATAAAGGTAGTtaagaaaataataaaagaagtccgtagactttatattagtaagtaaataagcgaggtactagctacttaaaacggactaaatattttttatactattaatttattactatagttagatattaaagtctagtgagaaagtaagggataaaaaggcctatttaagctcgttttaataaataatactacttatataataaaattacctcACGGCCTAATAAACTTCCgggctactataattaaaccctagtacttagaaaaggtcgaccccgagctaccggctataataataaagcacGTTAACCGCTTACTAATccccgtaattaattaattaattaataatagcgccgCTATAAAcgaagtttttaataaaatcgttattataattaataacgaccCTTTATTACGGAGTAAGaggattaaaaaaatattaatacggcgcggctataataatacttttataactacgacttattttatatttaaaaaagaggtaaatcttaaactagctactaagctttataataaaagtattattactaccctaggagcactttttataaaatctactaataaggagcttttagaattagtaaagagaggggtaattaaatttatttaacttagccctaaatatagggatataaggatatttaaatctcgattcgttaataaaattaaaaacctaggacttaactttattaaaaagtcttacttagttatataagggtataataacgaggggaagaaagagatccttatatagttattaataatttaaagaactaattaatatctaatccTCGCCCTAGCCCCGACCTTAATTTAAGAAGGCTACGTCGTTTagctataaaatattacctaagtatatatataatcgagctaacctctttactataaggtttttacttaattactagcttagatccgttatttataccctaaAGGCACTATTCTATACGtcgtatagttattatatagtttcgtaaaatttaatacctattaataagtaatatatagtaagtattattcaaaaatactctaaataataatatttatattcgatctatacttattaatctcaATAGAAAAAAgcggattatttagtattattaatatatagaccgataatactattaaattattaaataagacttttagttaaaaaaaagaaaccgagcttaagcgcactaagctactagctaaactaaaataataactatcggctaataagttatttatttttaatagtaagattatcttattaaaaagtattaatatagtgcttaaataaaagaactaagggaagaagcttaagtaagttaacccctcggtattaaatactaaataataattcgttaagtagcgagctcgaggtacttatattatattaatttactaactaaaaatagcttttaatacgtcgtttattacttaatactaagtagatccgttatttactaactacgctacgctaaaccgttatattaaataataaataaattacttagaccgagggcttatattcgtattattagatctaactatagctaaacttttcgtttttataaataggttatttataaataacgctaattataccttataactaggttatattattatctttacgaataaagaataaactaataagagctttacgattaataataatattatttactatagctttataaagagcaaAAGGATTACCTAGagcgtactaatattaaaagtttatagaatagttataagtattaacgttacctatactatcttaactaccctagaccttattattaaataacttaacgttctaaagatccctattataatttatataaatttatacttattatataaataccttattaagctaagtactacgaaagaaaagcgccttataataaatattataatatttaagtaattatacgaaCGCCGCGAGCTctataagatttattaaattaatagcgacgataacctagctaacgggtttataaagagtataccGAACaagtcccttaaataattcgttagtaaaggaattattatagttaagatagaaaaataggtaatacgtaattaaaatagtaatatattataaataataagtcgttTAGCGAATATATACGCTTCTCGGGCTTCGGCTTAAAGAGAAACGTACGTATTCGGGGCGTAGTTagactaataaaaagctcttttttaactacgctagatttaataatttccgaggagtttaggtatataaattatatatattagaggaTTAGGAAATAATTAGAAAGAGGGGATACTaaaatttttatataaataattataataaaagctatattaaaattttagtatatagctttaagtacttctaaataggggattaactatagattttattactaattcttattagcgggggacctagcccctattctagccttttctattataaaagtagaaaactactaatattagattacgaggtaaaaaaggggccctattaggtagttgGGTAGGGGTAGTAAGTAGGCAGTCTAGGCCCGTgtagacggacccttctacctacctatacccactgagggaccgcgggctctgcccacgatcttcccctcctatacacacgcaatagacctatactgacctattgacctagtcgcaaccaaaaggtctgacctgcctACGTGTATACCAACATACCTGATTGATCACGACATGCCGATAAGCGATGGCGTAGTTGAACACCGTTGTTCCCGCTCAGTATTTCCGAGCAAATTCTTTGCAAAGACCAATTGCAGAGGGCTTTATGCACTGTTTCAGTGCTATACATGCGTATCTTTGATCTCTTATGGTCGGAGAAGTTGTGGATGTGCAGACTCTAATCTCAAGTAATCTTGAGGTTCTTGTTTTCTTCCCTGATAATACGGCAAAGGAAAGGTAAAAGCAGCAATGTCTTTTCAGCAGGAAAACTTCAAGTTGTATCATTATTGGACGCCTTCACAGCCCTGATAGCTGGCTTAATGGGAATGCGGTTATCCGAAATCGGAAAACTGTTTGTGCTGTTGGGGATTGCCCACCGTTATCGGCTCCGCGTCAACGTCTTGACGCCGGGAAGCTCTCATCACGCCATGCGGGACCAGCCTCCACTCAGATCTAAGAATCGAAGATTCCTACAAGACCATCGAGGCTCGAGAGCAGCGCTTTGATAACTCGCTTTCGCAGAGGAGTATGCGACGTGCCAGAGTCATCATCATTCCTCTGGTTTCCAACTTTCATCCTTCTTAGAGACCCCGACATTGACTTGAGTCGACCACCTACCATGGCCGCAATTGCAGTAGACCAAACCCCCAAAACCACTGTTAGGGGCACTGAACAAAGATCTCAAGTTCACAACGCGTCGCCTTCGCTGCCTTTTGAGGCTTTTGATGTTCCGAGTCAGCAGGACACCGCCGACTTTGGGCTGCCGTGGTCGGCAAGCTTTCCTCTCGGACTTAAAGCAAGCAAGACCCTCAATCTCTCCGAAAGCATTCATGCGATCAAAAATTTCGCCCATTCTGGGAATCTGAGCAGTCTGATCAAACAACATGGGGGAGCGATTCTTATTCGTGGCCTCCCGATAGGAACACCTCATGACTATAGCAAGGTCGCGCACGCATTTGGCTTTCGTCCTCATGTAGAGGTTGGACGTCCGCCACTGCGGACCATTCTGGCTCCTAATGTCAAGACAGCAAACGAGgggtaagtagtaaaaatgCAAACGACTCCCAGCGTCGATCTCTACTCAATACCCGAGAGCAAAGCGATGTCTTGTCATTCGAATTCCATGAAGTAAGGTGGACTGACGTGAAGTAGTCCACCAGAACTGCCAATTTGGCCCCATAGCGAATATGGTTGGTCCACAATCAACCCATCGTGGCTGACTTTCAGTGCACTCCAAATTCCAGAATCCGGTATGCTCTGAAGCATAGCATAGCTAGTTACGAGCCTCGGCACTAACCACAAAGCAGGCGGCGCCACACCCATCACCTCAGCTATCTACATTGCTCATAAGTTGTCACGTCTCAAGCCTCAGTTCCTCTCGAACCTTCTGAACAAGGGTGTAAAATACGTCTATCGCTACACAACCAAGCCACTCGTCTCCAACACCGGGACGAGCGTTCGTGGCGCTTACGGTCAGGAGGTCAGAGACGAAGATGACGAAGCCGCGGCCCGACGCAAGATAGAGGCTGAAGTTCGACGCCACAGCAACCGATTCGAGTGGCACGACGACGGTAGCTTGAGCGTGACGCATATTGTCCCTGGTAAGTTATGAAGGAATCCTTCTGCCAGTTCTAGACCAAATGCCTCACTGGGCCACAGACTGACACAATGGCGAAGCCGTTCGCATCCATGATCCTACAGGGGCAACTGTATTCTTCGGCAATGTCACCTCCGCCTGGGGCCGTAGTCGCCATCATGGTGCGACAAGACCTCCCTTCCGCGGCGATGACGGGTCGTATCATCCTCCTCCGACATATGGCGATGATACGCCCATCGATGTTGAGGACTTGGACCTGCTGCTGAAACTCGCGGAAGAGGGTGCCGTAGATGTCGAGTGGCAGAAGGGAGATCTGGTGCTTCTTGATGTGAGTATTTGCCTGTGGGATTTGTGACGCTAGCACGATGTGGCTGACACGAGAGGCGCTTCCCACAGAACTACGCCGTGATGCACTCCCGCAAGCCGTGGAAGGGGCAGCGCCAGGTCCTCGCTGCTCTGTGGGACGATGACGGAAGGATCAGGGATTTTCCAGAAGGCTTGGAACTGCTGAAAGGTAGTCCTAGGGTCCCTCGGACGGAGTTCGATGAGAATGAAGGACGTTGATAATCGGCCTTCGAGGCCCTGATTGGTTGAAGAGTCTAGTTTCACGAACATCGTCCCCGTGCGTGGATGATCGTGGCCACGGCGTGACTAGTCAACAATTGGCCAAGCGTACTACCCCGTTCACTTGATATGAAGAGGCAGATCTGCTTCCGCTTGGACGGCATGAAAAGCTCTGCCCAACTTCATTCTTAGAAGGAATTGCAACTTGGACAAATCTTCAGTGGAATGTATTACTACTTTCTATTGAAAACCTAGCTCAGACATTGCTCTAACAGACTAAAATTCAAGACGCCTCTTCCTCGATTTTAGGACGGGCAAGTAGCCCTCTTGACCCTCTTTGCGCTAGTCTCTTCGACCTCCGCCAATCCAAACCAGCCACAAGCGGAATCGAAGAGGGCGTCGAAGCCGTTATAGAACATCCTGCCAGTGTTGATGAAAGGCACGTTGGGTGCCACGGGTGGATCCTCCAGAACGAATCCCAAGGGCTGCATTGTCGCTGGATTGGGCTTACCCGCACCCTGGGCAGTGACGTTGTAAGTCGCAATGGGGTTCTTTTCGTTGGGAATGTGAACCACCACAACGGTTCCCTTGGCAGCAACCTGAGGGTGTGTCTTGATAGCCTTGGATGTGACATTCTTGAAGTGCGATCTGACGTCTTTGTTAACCCGAAGGAACGCCTGGGGAATACCAGTGTCGAAAAGAGCTGGGCCATGGTCGTAGGGCGAGTCGTTAACTTTGATGGCCATGTTCACCATGTTCCAGTCGATGGTGGAGTTGGATCCGGATCGGACGTCGAGCTGCGTCTTGCAGAATCCTTCGGTGTTCTCGCTCGTGAGACCAACCTCGACGCCATCTTTGCCCAGAACGTAGCCCTGGTGAATCGTACTCTTCACAGGTCGACCGCCGATAGACGCGATGTTGATCAGAGACACCTTATCAGGCAGGGCATCGGGCTGCTCGCTGCTCCATCTACCGAAGCCGACACCCATGTAGTGGATATCCTTGGGGTACATTGTGATGTTGGACTTCTGCGCTTCCGTGCAGGAGCCCTGGGTCTTCCATGCGCGGCAGATACTGGCTTCGGTGACGATCAGGATAGGAACGGAGGCAACGACATCTTCGCCAATCGTGCGTTCATCTACCATTGCGGGGAAAGTGAGGTTCGCATTGACCCAGTAGCCTTGCCACAGTCTACCGCTGGAAGACAGATATTCGTTTCCGGGCTTGGATTTGTCGAACGTTGTTTTCGCGTCGAAACCGAGAACGCCGGCACCGATCATGACGCCAGTAGAACCGGTGTCCATGCCGGCAGACTTGATGGTCACCGCCTTCATGTTAAGCGTCTCCAAGTCTTTGGTCATGACCGTAAATGTAAGTGAGGGCGTGGTGTTGATGTCAGGAAACTTGTTGATGAAGGGGATGAAGGCGGTATTATTTTCCGTGGCCCTCGGGTATACTGGGGGTCCTGACGCCGGGCATGTTGCCGCCGCGGCCAACTCTAACAGAGCCGAGATGGCTAGAGAGGTAGAGAAGTGCATTTTTTATGATGAAGATGATAGGGATGATGAGCTTGATGGAGAGATGAATAGATGCTGATGCTACGTGGTCCTGGCCGGTATTTAACGAGATTCGATCTGCAAACCTTCAAGTGCAGTAATCTCTCTCGGAAACCTTGAAATATGTCGCATCTAGAATACGCCCATCAGCTATGCCGTAGCTGAGGCTCAGCTGAATGTCTAAGAGACTCGTGGCGCCGAGACGAACGAAAACGTGGCATCCAGTTCCATGGGAAATAGCCAGATCTGGATGGAATTCTAATGGGAAATGTGGTGAGAAGCGTGGTCGAGCCACAAGCCATGTGTGGAATGCCGGAACCGGCGATAGTCGGCGTGGTGTTGGTCTGGGCCTCCACACCTCCGCAAACTATAATGAGACTTGGCCTTTTGGATCCCCAACCTAAAGCGATGCTAATGTCCAGCGgacaagaaaagaaaaagaacacCTCCGCGGCCGCGCTTGATCTTTGGGATgaaagcagcagcagcaatcgTATATCATCCTCTCAAGAAGAAAGAGACGTCCCTAGAGCCCTAGGAAACCTTTCGATACCCACAATCTAGAGCGAGTCTAGCTTCTTTGATTTGCATGACGGAATTAGACTTTATTTCAATCAAAATTCCATGCTCCATCAAGGTCCACTGCCTTCGGCGAAATTCGACGCCATTGAAAGTCAATGGGAACCCCGGCGACTTTCTTCCGGCATAACATTAAACAACAACATCAACTCGTTAGAATACTACAGTCTAGTCACTCAAACCTCTTCAGCCATGCGTCTGCCTTTGTCCATTCCTCAACAATATGCTTCTGCCGATCCTCGCCACGCACTTTGAAGCTGACCTCAAAAGCCTTTGGCCCAGTCAGGATCGCATCTTTGAAAGCAGTCTGCATCGAAGTATCCGGCATCGTATCCCCCGCCACGACATCGAAGCACCAAAGTAGCTTGGACATGGTCATCAGCATGCTGTTCTCAGCCATGCGCTGACCGGCGCAGATCCTTCTTCCGGCCCCGAAGCTGTAAGTAGGCCGACGGGATTGATCTTCGGTGGCCGCCTTGGATTCCTGATTGCAGTTTTTGACACCCAGTGGATTCTTCATGAATCGCTCGGGTTCGAAAGTGTCTGGGTCCTCGTACTCGTCTGAATCATGGTTGATTGCCCATATGTTCATGAGAATTGTAGTTTCAGCGGGGAGGTTGTAGCCCTTGTAAACATCGTCGCGAGTTGTTGCATGAGGGATAGCCATGGGAAACCCTGGCCGCCACCTGAGAGTCTTCAGAGCGAGTTAGACCATGGACAGACGTTCATGTTTAACGAAAAGAAATCGAAAGAGAGACAGACTGACCTCAAGAAAACAAGCCTTGATATAAGGCAAAATTTCTGCAGTCAGACGTTCAGCACGTATGCCACTCTCGCCAAATACCGCATCCGCTTCTGCTTGAGCTCTTTTCTGGATATCAGGATACGCAGCCATTGCCAAAATAAATGTTTCAAAAGCACCGGCGGTCGTGTCCGAGCCTCCTTCCATCAAAAAGCCGGCGATGTACTCGAGATCGAGTTCGCTGTAGCCTTCTTTTTCGTTATCACGCAAAAGCCCTGCTACGAAGCTGTCTTCGGCTTTCCCCTGGCTGATGCGTGCTTTGGCCTCCTCGAATAAGTCGTGATACAATCCGTTCTGTTTCAATTTGAGGTCTGCAGCTCTAAGTTTCCAACCTCGCCAAGGCGTCAGGAAATCCGGGACATATTTCAGAAATGGCAGCACATCGAAAGGGGGAACGGCCCCCTGATCCAGCATTCCTGCCCACTCCGCTTGGCATTCGAAGAACTTCTTAATCTTACCCTCATCGCTGAAATCCTTTCCGCGGGTGCCAAAGACGCTTGACATGATGATGGCGCCAAAGTACCGCAAAATATGGTCGTGGTAATGAGCAGGATCACACAGCAGCTCATGCATCATTTGTGATGATTCAGCGTCTTGCAACAGCAAGAGCTTATCAACTTTGTCGTCTTTCAAGAAGTCCGTAATTGTCTTCCTCTCCTTCCTCCACTTGGGACCATACCGCAAAAAGACGAGATGGATGTCACCGGGCGGGGGTAGCACGTACTCCACGATAGGCACGTACGGCCGGGACGAGTAGAGGGCCCCGCGTTGATCGAGGAGATCGCGCACGGATTGCCAGGTGTTGAGGACGACGGCTTTGTTGCTGGGTCCGAGTGACAGGCCGACGAGGCCGTGCGATCCGTACGTGCGGCTCCATGCTGCGAACTGAATGAATGGTTTCGTCAACGGTATTTGATGGAGGTTACCGAGGAATGGTATGGTAGGAGGTCCTGGAGGAAAGTTGATGTTGGACTTGGAGGCCTGGAGGCGAGGACGTATGAGGAAGAACGCGACAAGTGCGCCTACAACGCTCAGTGCAAGTATCGAGATCGCCATTTTGAAATTCAGGGATAACACAGAGTAAGCCTGCTTCACCGCCATCTAGAAATCAGGAATCACACACTGTTATCCCATCGGGTGCGGATGGACAGCACTTTCGCCAAGACCACGAAATACCCActtttacctattttttCCCCGCGTTAAAAggggtacttaataatacgttaCTTATCCCTCTGTTCTTttgcttattattactactattattactattttaaataatactataatgttttttaataattttaatacttctATCGTATttaacgcttttattatttccgtacgtagctatataataattaaggtctacttaaaaaaccttattactacttataatataaactatatattaaaatgctataatataataatagtatagtccTACGAACCTctagttactaagcatagctttttaagttctttttaGCCCTTTAACGTACCGGCCCGGGCCTAAGAGGTACGGgggctattaataagcttacttaacctatttatataatacgttctatagggccttattaagtaataagcttagtaaataaatatagcgcCGTTATTTAAAGAGGGCCCTAGGGCTAAACgggttaaaatatataaatagaaaaagACTTCGATAGACGAGATTTATTTTTTCTTAAGAATCTTATTGTcacgaaagggaactcgaggcaggtcggaacgctgctatattaacctaatagactaaagacttaacgtaaaaagggaaaaaatagaacaGTAGGTAGAAGCTAGCgggctagccctttaggcctagcggtctagctcgttacgtaactactaggAGCTTAGCTTCGTAacctaaggctaagctatagGGCCTACAGGGCCCTAATGCCCACTACCGTAACattacccccccctctaTACTAAAGGGCACTATCCGTAGcgctaaaaataaacttctaaattaccccttattctagtaaatctatagctataattactactattatattatcgttgtcccttagtaatagtaaattactaactataataacttctattTATACGTCTACGTTCCGTAGcgggcccttagtaattaaatattagtaatagaacgcCTAGAGCGCCGCTAGCGTATACTTAAAGCTCTCTACGTTATACTAAGTCGGGTCTATATTATATCCCTTCTAATCTGcctaatactatagttttcccttatataagcgtaatttaataacctttaagacctcgtactccggttcgctattattattaataattaataataataggtcttagttctacttaggtaataggttattaatagccttttttagcttatttaagtaaaaaactaagtatacttagctacttactaatagttctataatttatatacccccctatttagcactaataataagctatagcccggcctatagctactataatttattcgtattaataaacttttaatacgaagtattaataaagacccgGTCCCCTAGCTTTAGGTTATTTAGGCACCGGTAGCAGTCggtataccttttatattatacttaaataaccttTATATTACCCCTAGTAGTCTCCTaagccttatatattccttaagCTATACGCTACgcgttaatatagtttagcttctcttttataaaactaaattaataagtttacctaaactagttaaaaaagagccgtAGCTAATAACCGAATTCTacttcgtataataatagccctatagtcttattaggctaggtagtataagtaaagtcgaccgtaagtagtatattactttaattatcttagtactagttaactaatagtcttaattacta
The window above is part of the Colletotrichum lupini chromosome 9, complete sequence genome. Proteins encoded here:
- a CDS encoding cytochrome P450, producing the protein MAISILALSVVGALVAFFLIRPRLQASKSNINFPPGPPTIPFLGNLHQIPLTKPFIQFAAWSRTYGSHGLVGLSLGPSNKAVVLNTWQSVRDLLDQRGALYSSRPYVPIVEYVLPPPGDIHLVFLRYGPKWRKERKTITDFLKDDKVDKLLLLQDAESSQMMHELLCDPAHYHDHILRYFGAIIMSSVFGTRGKDFSDEGKIKKFFECQAEWAGMLDQGAVPPFDVLPFLKYVPDFLTPWRGWKLRAADLKLKQNGLYHDLFEEAKARISQGKAEDSFVAGLLRDNEKEGYSELDLEYIAGFLMEGGSDTTAGAFETFILAMAAYPDIQKRAQAEADAVFGESGIRAERLTAEILPYIKACFLETLRWRPGFPMAIPHATTRDDVYKGYNLPAETTILMNIWAINHDSDEYEDPDTFEPERFMKNPLGVKNCNQESKAATEDQSRRPTYSFGAGRRICAGQRMAENSMLMTMSKLLWCFDVVAGDTMPDTSMQTAFKDAILTGPKAFEVSFKVRGEDRQKHIVEEWTKADAWLKRFE